The genomic interval GATTACGATGCCCTGGGATTCAATAGAGGAAATCCCAGTAGGGGAATTGAAAGATCAACGTACCAAAAACTCCCCCGAAGATCGTCGATTTTGCCTAAGATTCAATAGAGGAAATCCCAGTAAGGGAATCGAAGAGACCATACTTTCATATCATTATTGGTGGGGGGAAATCCCATTAGGGGAATCGGAGGGTACGGCGGTTAAACGCGCCCATTTCTATCAACAAACATTTTTATGGGATGAAACGCCCTTGTATCTTGGTGTAATATGAGGTTTTTATTCGCTCCTTGGGGCAACCCCAAAAATTGGGGGAAAGTAACCTATCTTTATGACGGGGAGAGGGAGTCGTCTATCACCCCCCTCACCCTTCTCCAGCGCATCGTCTCGCCGGATAAATTGGTCATTCTTGGCCTTGACACGCTTGCCGAAGATGGGTGCTCCTACGAGGAAGTCGCCTCGGATGCAAAAGAGAAGTTAAATGAATATGCTAAAGGGTGTAGGTTGAAAGATTTCGAGATCGCCGTATCGCCGGGTGTGGGTAGGTTCTATAACGGCACCTTTACCGGTAGTATGCTGGACTATTATTACTATGTTTCGGAGAAAATTATTGAATTCATATTGGGAAACTGGGAGACCGACGGGGAACTTGAGGTCCACCTCGATTTGACTCATGGAATTAACTACATGACCGTCTTGACTTACAGGGCTTTAAAGGAGGTTTTAGAGGTCGCTGCGCTGTTCACCAGGGTAAAGTTTACGGTGTATAATGCGGACCCATATGTTAAGGATATTTCGGATGAACTGTCCATCAATGTGGTGGAGGAGGGCTCTATCTCTCCGAGGCCTTTCAGGAGCGCTTTAAGGGATAGAAAGCTGTTAAAAGTTCGCGGTCCAGATGAGGGCGTGAGGGAGAGGTTATCTAGAGAACTGGGCTCCCTGAAAGGCATCCATTGTGGGGAGATCTCGGCTTTTATCGGGAGCATCTATAATGGGCTCCCTTTGGCCCTCTACACCTTCTACCCTGATAAAGAGGAGTTTGAGGAGAATATTCGTTTCATCCTCGAGAAGTATAGGGAGTACATCCACGTCGGGCGGCATAACGCCATCGAGGTTACGAGGGGATTGGAGTTCACCGAGAGTTTCCGGGTCTACATCTTCTCTTTCCTTATGGCGAAGCTTTTGGAAAAGACCGGCGTTATAAGTGGGAGGAAAACCGAAGTGTCCCTCGATGAAGTCGGGGACTTAAATAATAAATTTTTCAATTATGACGCCCGGCTCAATATAAGGATCGATAATGACCTACATAATTTAAATAAAGATCTAGAATGTAAGGCGGCTCGTGAGTGGGAGGTCTACAATAGTATTTTAGGGAGATCCATGGGCGAGCCTGACCGGAGGAACTTCCTGGCCCATTCGGGTTTCGAAAGGAATCTAGTCGAGGTCAGGAAGGACGTTCATAGGGGGATATTATTGAGGTACAGGGAGGATAAGGTTGGGACTATAGAAAAAATTTGCAAAGATGGACTAAACGCGGCTATAAGGTGATTATCCATCTAGATTGAGCAGCCCGCCACGAGATAGACCCCGTGGGTCATCTAGGCTAAGCTTACCGGCATATCCATTTGTATCCGCATCCTCCCGTGCATTTCCCCCTGCGGACGTTTCTCGCCGCCAACTCTTCCATCGCCTCCATCCTCCTTATATGGCCTAGTATCCTTTTGACGTGGCCCTTCACGGTGGGCGTGATCTCCAACTTTAACACCCTTTCTTCAGGCATATAGTTTATGAAGCCCCTCTTCACCACGGTTCCATAATTCTCATCTATGAGCAGCGCGTATGCTGTGAGCTGGTATTTATGGTCCATCCAGATCCTCCCCTTATTCGACTCCATGTTCTTATAGTCGACGGGTATGTATTCTCCTTTCGCCGTCTTTATTATGCAGTCTATGCATCCCCTCAGCCCTAGCTTATCTGAGCTGAGCGATACGAAGAGCAGCTTATCCGCGTCTATGAATTCCGGCGAGTAGTATACGGCGTCCCGTCTCCTCAGCTCCCTCCTCACGTATTCCATATGCTCCTCCCTGCTCTCCTCCT from Candidatus Bathyarchaeota archaeon carries:
- the cas4 gene encoding CRISPR-associated protein Cas4: MPISDAEESYVSATDIKHYIYCPRIIYFEKVLRVKPVLGSQQEESREEHMEYVRRELRRRDAVYYSPEFIDADKLLFVSLSSDKLGLRGCIDCIIKTAKGEYIPVDYKNMESNKGRIWMDHKYQLTAYALLIDENYGTVVKRGFINYMPEERVLKLEITPTVKGHVKRILGHIRRMEAMEELAARNVRRGKCTGGCGYKWICR